From a single Luteolibacter flavescens genomic region:
- a CDS encoding PAS domain S-box protein, translating into MESHPGQTLPPSAMGGDWFRVLFERSADAMTLIDPETGRFIDCNDASAEAIGAKDRLEALGLSPPSLAPEYQSDGQLSTEAVVDHTRLTLEKGSHRFDWLMKRLDGIITRVDIVATVLEADGRKVILTTTRNVERSKRIEEDLRVSESRWTRVFEQAPISIQIFAPDGASRRVNAAFRRLFEPVVPDLSEFNILQDPQLAAAGLRGHIERAFAGEVVSIPSIPFEMRVGEGRASKGLRWIGSTMFPVVDPDTGQLVEVVCVHEDDTARKQAEIAIQELNQSLESKFAERTTELRESEKRFKALFEHSPVGMARVDWEGNFLQVNSSFAQVVGYTREEVERMSYWDITPPEYNNDESAILESVKVNGHFGPFEKEYVHRDGHRVQITISGMLIEREGGQYELWGITQDISIRKRAEEALRSSEKKFRTLFEESRQGVMLHDEHTFFSEVNPAAAAMFGQEPSFFIGRHPSELAPEYQPNGELSEVVAKREIAKCLATGTARFDWTHRHADGRDIWIEVVLSRIPQGDKNYMQAVVIDMSERKRAEEELKRSLERERELSQLKSNFVSMVSHEFRTPLGIIQSSAEILDDYLDQLDPAERREQLVSIIKNSRRMAGLMEDVLLLGRLDSGRMEFVPRPLDLGALCRRMVDEVRSTTDARCPIDFSTRALPPEALADESLLRHILLNLLSNAVKYSPDGATVTFRAACEDGALVFHVRDRGIGIPEQDLPGLFEAFRRGSNVGQTPGTGLGLVIVRQSVELHRGTISVESSENGGTTFTVQIPFSPA; encoded by the coding sequence ATGGAATCGCATCCCGGCCAGACACTGCCGCCCTCGGCCATGGGGGGCGATTGGTTCCGCGTGCTCTTCGAGCGCAGTGCGGATGCGATGACGCTCATCGACCCGGAGACCGGCCGCTTCATCGATTGCAACGACGCATCCGCCGAGGCGATCGGGGCAAAGGACCGGCTGGAGGCGCTCGGGCTTTCGCCGCCGTCGCTCGCGCCCGAGTATCAGTCGGATGGCCAGCTCTCCACCGAGGCCGTGGTGGACCACACGCGGCTCACTCTTGAGAAGGGCAGCCACCGCTTCGACTGGCTGATGAAGCGGCTCGACGGCATCATCACCCGCGTGGACATCGTCGCCACCGTGCTGGAGGCGGACGGGCGGAAAGTCATCCTGACCACCACGCGGAATGTCGAGCGCAGCAAGCGCATCGAGGAAGACCTGCGCGTCTCCGAGTCGCGGTGGACCCGCGTCTTCGAGCAGGCACCCATCAGCATCCAGATCTTCGCGCCTGACGGGGCGAGCCGTCGGGTGAATGCCGCCTTCCGCAGGCTCTTCGAGCCGGTCGTGCCGGACCTCAGCGAGTTCAATATCCTGCAGGATCCCCAGCTCGCCGCCGCGGGACTGCGCGGGCACATCGAGCGCGCCTTCGCCGGCGAGGTGGTCAGCATTCCCTCCATCCCCTTCGAGATGCGCGTGGGCGAGGGCCGCGCTTCCAAGGGCCTCCGCTGGATCGGCTCCACCATGTTCCCGGTGGTCGATCCCGATACCGGCCAGCTCGTCGAGGTCGTCTGCGTCCATGAAGACGACACCGCGCGCAAGCAGGCCGAGATCGCCATCCAGGAGCTGAACCAATCGCTTGAGTCGAAATTCGCCGAGCGCACCACCGAGCTCCGCGAGTCCGAGAAGCGCTTCAAGGCGCTCTTCGAGCACTCGCCCGTCGGCATGGCCCGCGTCGATTGGGAGGGGAATTTCCTCCAGGTGAATTCCTCCTTCGCCCAGGTCGTGGGCTACACGCGGGAAGAGGTGGAGCGCATGAGCTACTGGGACATCACACCGCCGGAGTACAACAACGACGAGAGCGCGATCCTGGAGTCGGTGAAGGTGAACGGGCACTTCGGCCCCTTCGAAAAGGAGTATGTCCACCGCGACGGGCACCGCGTGCAGATCACCATCAGCGGCATGCTCATCGAGCGCGAGGGCGGCCAGTACGAGCTGTGGGGCATCACGCAGGACATCTCCATCCGCAAGCGCGCCGAGGAGGCGCTGCGGTCGTCGGAGAAGAAATTCCGCACTCTCTTCGAGGAGTCGCGCCAGGGCGTGATGCTGCATGATGAGCACACGTTCTTCTCCGAGGTGAATCCCGCCGCCGCGGCGATGTTTGGCCAGGAGCCATCCTTCTTCATCGGGCGGCATCCCTCGGAGCTGGCGCCGGAGTATCAGCCGAATGGCGAGCTCTCGGAAGTGGTGGCGAAGCGCGAGATCGCGAAGTGCCTCGCCACCGGCACCGCGCGCTTTGACTGGACCCACCGCCATGCGGACGGCCGGGACATCTGGATCGAGGTCGTGCTGAGCCGCATCCCGCAGGGCGACAAGAACTACATGCAGGCCGTGGTGATCGACATGTCCGAGCGGAAGCGCGCCGAGGAGGAGCTGAAGCGCTCGCTGGAGCGCGAGCGCGAGCTGAGCCAGCTCAAGAGCAACTTCGTCTCCATGGTCTCGCACGAGTTCCGCACGCCGCTGGGCATCATCCAATCGTCCGCGGAGATCCTGGACGACTACCTCGACCAGCTCGACCCCGCGGAGCGCCGCGAGCAGCTCGTCTCCATCATCAAGAACTCCCGCCGCATGGCCGGGCTCATGGAGGATGTCCTTCTGTTAGGCCGCCTCGATTCCGGACGCATGGAATTCGTCCCCCGCCCGCTCGACCTCGGCGCGCTGTGCCGGCGCATGGTGGATGAAGTCCGCTCCACCACCGACGCGCGCTGCCCCATCGACTTCTCCACGCGTGCCCTGCCGCCGGAGGCGCTCGCCGACGAGAGCCTGCTGCGCCACATCCTGCTGAACCTCCTGAGCAATGCCGTGAAGTATTCCCCCGACGGGGCCACGGTGACCTTCCGCGCAGCGTGCGAGGATGGCGCGCTCGTCTTCCACGTCCGCGACCGCGGCATCGGCATCCCGGAGCAGGATTTGCCCGGGCTCTTCGAGGCATTCCGCCGCGGGTCGAATGTCGGGCAGACACCCGGCACCGGCCTCGGCCTGGTGATCGTGAGGCAGAGCGTGGAGCTGCACCGCGGCACCATCTCCGTCGAGAGTTCCGAAAATGGCGGCACCACCTTCACCGTCCAGATCCCCTTTTCCCCAGCCTGA
- a CDS encoding leucine-rich repeat domain-containing protein, giving the protein MLFSQAWGDDYVFLFQGKEYERKPQPVFGVPGAPTAGDVLWVWNFPVVLAGPGRYEFRLGNKEGTVLLGRLPGEEAEKPVGVRVVEDYEDDKTILLDPLSGMKPEEKAGLRAVVLEEMPEKPDAALQGIDWSQAALVVSETFSNDEEQTLRDLPAGLKYLAFDIDSSPSLKDVSRLSKATELLWLRLHHFMAVNADVMAGMSKLRLFDAGWADLENVPALGALKEMRELHLGGVDGVEELGFVSTMPELRRLSVERTAITSLQSLEGLKKLEEVHASETRVKTLPPPAGVPSLRRLTLLSASVPEARVDEFRKALPDCQVDSSWHAALASALKDVDRLRVRTGGTCHRNIEKEETLFEVVDAAEIQRLVGSWKVEDQESGFHCMCCGEPSLEFYKGGKLITTLGFHHGRSLRWPEGWPGDALLTIVASDSICDFLERNGYDEPKKELEKSRKREAAHNRLMSAYAQLVDETVLEQFKKAFQGAGDPEEVAVKAWPDPEERAARLFALYGALPDATWRLSAGYDEPLREGLLAKVETKTAVNLVKREDATEQLLQGFSRWAFFGKEGSDFLKALEGESMSKLGAWALAHPREDNREEALHMLATRLDDPVAKSLLLDFLAGKIEARTIAGDAAAEPDGSVTYLPHQETPPEGAGEKALCAWLLSKHQVAEARPLIEKLHADATGPDKEAYGKSLKHYETK; this is encoded by the coding sequence GTGCTGTTTTCCCAAGCGTGGGGGGATGACTATGTCTTCCTGTTTCAAGGCAAGGAGTACGAGCGGAAACCTCAGCCGGTCTTCGGGGTTCCGGGTGCGCCAACCGCAGGTGACGTGCTGTGGGTATGGAATTTCCCCGTGGTATTGGCTGGTCCCGGGCGATACGAATTCCGGCTGGGTAACAAGGAGGGCACGGTGTTGCTGGGGCGACTGCCGGGGGAGGAAGCCGAGAAGCCGGTGGGTGTGAGGGTGGTTGAGGATTACGAAGATGATAAGACCATCCTGCTCGATCCCCTTTCCGGGATGAAGCCGGAGGAGAAGGCAGGGTTGAGGGCGGTGGTGCTGGAGGAAATGCCAGAGAAGCCGGATGCCGCATTGCAGGGCATCGATTGGTCGCAGGCGGCGCTGGTGGTGAGCGAGACGTTTTCAAACGACGAGGAGCAGACGTTGCGCGACTTGCCTGCCGGGCTGAAGTACTTGGCGTTCGATATCGACTCGAGTCCCAGCTTGAAGGATGTTTCCAGGCTTTCAAAGGCGACGGAGCTTCTGTGGCTGAGGCTTCACCATTTCATGGCAGTGAATGCCGATGTGATGGCAGGGATGTCGAAGCTGAGGCTATTCGACGCCGGATGGGCGGATCTAGAGAATGTCCCGGCGCTTGGTGCCTTGAAGGAGATGCGGGAACTCCATCTCGGAGGGGTTGATGGAGTGGAGGAGCTGGGATTTGTTTCGACCATGCCGGAGCTGAGGCGCTTGAGCGTTGAGCGGACGGCGATCACCAGTCTGCAGTCATTGGAAGGCTTGAAGAAGCTGGAAGAAGTCCATGCCTCCGAGACGAGGGTGAAGACCTTGCCGCCCCCCGCCGGCGTGCCTTCCTTGAGGCGTCTCACGCTGCTTTCGGCATCCGTGCCGGAGGCCCGGGTCGATGAGTTCCGCAAGGCATTGCCAGATTGCCAGGTGGATTCCTCCTGGCATGCTGCGCTGGCGTCCGCATTGAAGGACGTTGACCGGCTCAGGGTGAGGACTGGTGGCACCTGCCACCGGAACATCGAGAAGGAAGAGACCTTGTTCGAAGTGGTGGATGCCGCGGAAATCCAGCGGCTGGTGGGCTCGTGGAAAGTGGAGGATCAGGAGTCCGGCTTCCATTGCATGTGCTGCGGGGAGCCATCGCTGGAGTTTTACAAGGGGGGCAAGCTGATCACCACGCTGGGCTTCCACCATGGGCGCAGCTTGCGGTGGCCGGAGGGATGGCCGGGCGATGCCTTGCTGACGATCGTCGCTTCGGACTCGATCTGCGACTTCCTGGAGCGGAACGGCTATGACGAGCCGAAGAAGGAGCTGGAGAAATCGCGCAAGCGTGAAGCCGCTCACAACCGGTTGATGTCGGCTTACGCCCAGCTCGTTGACGAGACCGTGCTGGAGCAATTCAAAAAGGCGTTCCAAGGGGCTGGAGATCCCGAAGAGGTGGCAGTGAAGGCATGGCCGGATCCGGAGGAGCGGGCCGCGCGCTTGTTCGCGCTCTACGGTGCCCTGCCCGATGCCACATGGAGGCTATCGGCGGGCTATGACGAGCCTTTGCGGGAGGGCCTGCTCGCGAAGGTGGAAACGAAGACGGCGGTGAATCTCGTGAAGCGGGAGGATGCGACGGAGCAACTGCTGCAGGGATTCAGCAGGTGGGCATTTTTCGGGAAAGAGGGATCGGACTTTCTCAAGGCTCTGGAAGGGGAATCCATGAGCAAGCTCGGTGCATGGGCTCTCGCGCATCCGCGGGAGGACAATCGGGAGGAGGCTCTCCACATGCTTGCTACCCGGCTCGATGACCCGGTGGCAAAGTCGCTCTTGTTGGATTTCCTGGCGGGCAAGATCGAGGCGCGGACGATCGCTGGCGATGCTGCCGCGGAGCCGGACGGGAGTGTGACTTATCTGCCGCATCAGGAAACGCCTCCTGAAGGCGCTGGAGAGAAAGCCCTCTGCGCGTGGCTGCTTTCAAAACATCAGGTCGCGGAGGCCAGGCCGCTGATAGAGAAACTCCACGCCGACGCCACGGGACCGGACAAGGAGGCTTATGGAAAGTCGCTGAAGCACTACGAAACCAAGTGA
- a CDS encoding sulfotransferase family protein — translation MISFQKRFLFVHIPKTAGNSIQNILRDFSEDRIVASGGQDGVERFEVRSEGRDLVKHSTLLEYHRELGTEAVNGLFKFACVRNPWDRMVSFWFSPHRRETEWNAKKFRKFVEKEVRPLREYFALPADGEKPPFANVDFIIRYENLNEDFRKVCERLDIPPVELPVRNRSERGSAAQYYDDKLSAFIAETFADEIAYFGYQRP, via the coding sequence ATGATCTCCTTCCAGAAACGCTTCCTCTTCGTCCACATCCCGAAGACCGCGGGGAACTCGATCCAGAATATCCTGCGCGATTTCTCCGAGGACCGCATCGTCGCCAGCGGCGGGCAGGATGGCGTGGAGCGCTTCGAGGTGCGCTCCGAGGGGCGCGATCTGGTGAAGCACTCGACGCTGCTCGAGTATCATCGCGAGCTCGGCACGGAGGCGGTGAACGGGCTCTTCAAATTCGCCTGCGTGCGGAATCCGTGGGACCGCATGGTGTCCTTCTGGTTCTCCCCGCACCGCCGCGAGACGGAGTGGAATGCGAAGAAATTCCGCAAGTTCGTGGAGAAGGAAGTGCGCCCGCTGCGCGAGTACTTCGCCCTGCCTGCGGACGGGGAGAAGCCGCCCTTCGCGAATGTCGATTTCATCATCCGCTACGAGAATCTGAACGAGGACTTCCGGAAGGTCTGCGAGCGGCTGGACATCCCGCCGGTGGAGCTGCCGGTGCGGAACCGCTCGGAGCGGGGCAGCGCGGCGCAGTACTACGATGACAAGCTGAGCGCATTCATCGCGGAGACCTTTGCGGACGAGATCGCTTACTTCGGCTACCAGAGGCCATGA
- the ppdK gene encoding pyruvate, phosphate dikinase, which yields MATVKKSAKKAAKKSPAAKGTKYVYTWGDGKADGNGSMKALLGGKGANLAEMTRIGLPVPPGFTVTTDVCTYFYANKRTYPASLQAQMEAGVKNMEKIMGCKFGDAKGMPLLVAVRSGARDSMPGMMDTILNLGLNDETVLSLAAVTKNERFAWDCYRRFVQMYGDVVLGVQKTEGEDHEPFEVVIEGFKHEKYHKDIVDSDLTADDQKELVKRFKALVKERTGKGFPSDPWEQLRGAAGAVFGSWMNDRAIVYRRKYNIPAEWGTAVNVQAMVYGNTGDTSGSGVAFTRNPANGVNEFYGEFLVNAQGEDVVAGVRTPDPVALMKKAMPKPFAELMKVRSILEKHFKDVQDVEFTVQEGKLFMLQTRNGKRTAAAALKFSMDMVKEGLIDWKTAVLRNPADQLDQLLAPIFDLAEVKKAKELAKGLPAGPGAASGKIYLNADRAAAAAEKGEKVLLVRNETSPEDLRGMIAAEGILTAKGGVSSHAALVARQMGKVCICGASAIEIDYDKKTVKVAGETFKEGDFLSIDGTSGTVYGGELKTAPSEIITGIVDGDKAAKKTEKFKSFLKLMEWCEQATKMSVRTNADTPEQTRIAVAFGAVGIGLTRTEHMFFEGDRIDAMREMILATTLEARKAALAKLLPYQREDFTGIFKTLKGLPATIRLLDPPLHEFLPHTKEQQLDLSKKIGVPVEKIIQRVHDLHEFNPMLGHRGCRLGIAYPEITEMQARAIFEAAADVAKKKIAVKPEVMIPLVGFGKEFDLQAEIVHTVAKEVMAEKKVTFEYQVGTMIEVPRGALTADEIAKGAEFFSFGTNDLTQTALGISRDDMGAFLMPYIESEVFAKNPFATLDATGVGQLMETAVTKGRSTRPGIKLGICGEHGGDPDSVKFCHKLGLNYVSCSPYRVPVARLAAAQAAIEEGKAAAPAKKAAKKVAKKAAAKKAAKKK from the coding sequence ATGGCTACCGTGAAGAAGTCCGCCAAGAAGGCGGCCAAGAAATCGCCCGCTGCCAAGGGCACCAAGTACGTTTACACCTGGGGCGACGGCAAAGCCGATGGCAACGGGTCGATGAAGGCTCTTCTGGGCGGCAAAGGCGCGAACCTCGCGGAGATGACCCGCATCGGTCTTCCGGTGCCTCCGGGATTCACCGTCACCACTGACGTCTGCACCTACTTCTACGCGAACAAGCGCACCTATCCCGCCTCCCTGCAGGCACAGATGGAAGCCGGCGTGAAGAACATGGAGAAGATCATGGGCTGCAAGTTCGGCGACGCGAAGGGCATGCCGCTCCTCGTGGCCGTGCGCTCCGGCGCCCGCGACTCCATGCCGGGCATGATGGACACCATCCTCAACCTCGGCCTCAACGACGAGACCGTCCTTTCCCTCGCCGCCGTCACGAAGAACGAGCGCTTCGCCTGGGACTGCTACCGCCGCTTCGTCCAGATGTACGGCGACGTCGTCCTCGGCGTGCAGAAGACCGAAGGTGAAGACCACGAGCCTTTCGAAGTCGTCATCGAAGGCTTCAAGCACGAGAAGTATCACAAGGACATCGTCGACTCCGACCTCACCGCCGACGACCAGAAGGAGCTCGTGAAGCGCTTCAAGGCACTCGTGAAGGAGCGCACCGGCAAGGGCTTCCCGTCCGACCCGTGGGAGCAGCTCCGCGGTGCCGCAGGTGCCGTCTTCGGCTCCTGGATGAATGACCGCGCGATCGTGTATCGCCGCAAGTACAACATCCCCGCCGAGTGGGGCACCGCCGTGAACGTGCAGGCCATGGTCTACGGCAACACCGGTGACACCTCCGGCTCCGGCGTGGCCTTCACCCGCAACCCGGCCAACGGCGTGAACGAATTCTACGGCGAGTTCCTCGTGAACGCGCAGGGTGAAGACGTCGTCGCCGGTGTCCGCACCCCGGATCCCGTCGCCCTCATGAAGAAGGCGATGCCGAAGCCCTTCGCAGAACTGATGAAGGTCCGCTCCATCCTGGAGAAGCACTTCAAGGACGTGCAGGACGTCGAGTTCACCGTGCAGGAAGGCAAGCTCTTCATGCTTCAGACCCGCAATGGCAAGCGCACCGCCGCTGCCGCGCTGAAGTTCTCCATGGACATGGTGAAGGAAGGCCTCATCGACTGGAAGACCGCCGTGCTCCGCAACCCGGCCGACCAGCTCGACCAGCTCCTCGCCCCCATCTTCGACCTCGCCGAGGTGAAGAAGGCCAAGGAACTCGCCAAGGGTCTCCCGGCCGGCCCCGGTGCCGCCTCCGGCAAGATCTACCTCAACGCCGACCGCGCCGCGGCCGCCGCTGAAAAGGGCGAGAAGGTCCTCCTCGTCCGCAACGAGACCTCTCCGGAAGACCTTCGCGGCATGATCGCCGCCGAGGGCATCCTCACCGCCAAGGGCGGTGTCTCCTCGCACGCCGCTCTCGTCGCCCGCCAGATGGGCAAGGTCTGTATCTGCGGCGCCTCCGCCATCGAGATCGACTACGACAAGAAGACCGTGAAGGTGGCAGGTGAGACCTTCAAGGAAGGTGACTTCCTCTCCATCGACGGCACCAGCGGCACCGTCTACGGTGGCGAGCTGAAGACCGCTCCTTCGGAAATCATCACCGGCATCGTCGACGGCGACAAGGCCGCGAAGAAGACCGAGAAGTTCAAGAGCTTCCTCAAGCTCATGGAATGGTGCGAGCAGGCGACCAAGATGTCCGTCCGCACGAATGCCGACACCCCGGAGCAGACCCGCATCGCGGTGGCCTTCGGCGCAGTCGGCATCGGCCTCACCCGCACGGAGCACATGTTCTTCGAAGGTGACCGCATCGACGCGATGCGCGAGATGATCCTCGCCACCACGCTGGAAGCCCGCAAGGCCGCCCTGGCCAAGCTTCTTCCTTACCAGCGCGAGGACTTCACCGGCATCTTCAAGACCCTCAAGGGCCTGCCGGCCACCATCCGCCTCCTGGACCCGCCGCTCCACGAGTTCCTTCCCCACACGAAGGAGCAGCAGCTCGATCTCTCCAAGAAGATCGGCGTGCCGGTCGAGAAGATCATCCAGCGCGTGCACGACCTCCACGAGTTCAACCCGATGCTCGGCCACCGCGGCTGCCGCCTCGGCATCGCCTATCCGGAAATCACCGAGATGCAGGCCCGCGCCATCTTCGAAGCCGCCGCTGACGTGGCGAAGAAGAAGATCGCCGTGAAGCCCGAGGTGATGATCCCGCTCGTCGGCTTCGGCAAGGAATTCGACCTCCAGGCCGAGATCGTCCACACCGTCGCGAAGGAAGTCATGGCTGAGAAGAAGGTCACCTTCGAATACCAGGTCGGCACCATGATCGAAGTCCCTCGCGGTGCCCTCACCGCCGACGAGATCGCCAAGGGCGCCGAGTTCTTCAGCTTCGGCACCAACGACCTCACCCAGACCGCACTCGGCATCAGCCGTGACGACATGGGCGCCTTCCTCATGCCGTACATCGAAAGCGAAGTGTTCGCCAAGAACCCCTTCGCCACCCTCGATGCGACCGGCGTGGGCCAGCTCATGGAGACCGCCGTCACCAAGGGCCGCAGCACCCGCCCGGGCATCAAGCTCGGCATCTGCGGCGAGCACGGTGGCGACCCGGACTCCGTGAAGTTCTGCCACAAGCTCGGCCTGAACTACGTCTCCTGCTCCCCGTACCGCGTGCCCGTCGCCCGCCTCGCCGCCGCCCAGGCCGCGATCGAGGAAGGCAAGGCCGCCGCACCGGCAAAGAAGGCCGCCAAGAAGGTTGCCAAAAAGGCAGCCGCCAAGAAGGCCGCGAAGAAGAAGTAA